In a single window of the Melioribacteraceae bacterium genome:
- a CDS encoding GntR family transcriptional regulator, whose amino-acid sequence MGKGINQLDPTPLYEQVEQDLKKKIQNKELLPGQQIESQNDLARKYKVSLITIKKALYNLVNENVLYTRVGKGTYVADPSLKKINPSAHKTIGLVLRDITHPYFSYVVHHIELRANELGFNLLLASSSNNMEKEEAQINRLRGLGVDGIIIASLSLQYRATRYIKKLHDENFPYIMVSYMHDPEYWYVGSDNEYGGYIATEHLIKLGYKKIGFMHVGKGNLLSEVRKNGYYRALLEYNMPYDSKLIYYSVNEQNDFNNDRFLQGYHFGKNFKSLNPKPDAIFVYSDLMAVGFENGLLEEGIQIPEDIAIVGFDGIEASMLASVPITTVHQPVEKIGRLAVEIIQKRIEGNDIGNRTILKPTLVIRDSCGAKKLYSANGSQVG is encoded by the coding sequence ATGGGCAAAGGGATTAATCAGCTAGATCCTACTCCTTTGTATGAACAGGTTGAGCAAGATTTAAAAAAGAAAATTCAGAACAAAGAACTTTTACCTGGTCAACAAATAGAATCGCAGAATGATCTTGCTAGAAAGTATAAAGTAAGTCTTATAACTATTAAAAAAGCTTTATATAATCTTGTTAATGAAAATGTCTTATACACGAGAGTTGGCAAGGGTACTTATGTTGCCGATCCATCATTAAAGAAGATCAATCCCTCTGCCCATAAAACTATCGGTTTAGTATTAAGAGATATTACTCATCCATATTTCTCATATGTAGTTCATCATATTGAGTTGCGGGCTAATGAATTAGGTTTTAACCTGCTTCTAGCTAGTTCTTCCAATAATATGGAGAAGGAGGAAGCGCAAATAAACAGATTAAGGGGGCTGGGAGTTGATGGAATTATTATTGCCTCTTTATCACTTCAGTATCGAGCTACTAGGTATATCAAAAAATTACACGATGAAAATTTCCCATACATTATGGTTTCCTATATGCACGATCCCGAATATTGGTATGTAGGCTCCGACAATGAATATGGGGGTTACATTGCTACCGAACATCTTATAAAACTGGGTTACAAAAAAATAGGATTTATGCATGTAGGAAAGGGAAATTTATTAAGTGAAGTTAGAAAGAACGGTTATTACCGGGCTTTATTAGAATATAATATGCCATACGATTCTAAGCTGATTTATTATTCAGTTAACGAACAAAATGATTTTAATAATGACCGGTTTTTACAAGGCTATCATTTCGGTAAAAACTTTAAATCACTAAATCCCAAACCGGATGCAATTTTTGTCTATAGTGATTTGATGGCGGTTGGTTTTGAAAATGGATTATTGGAAGAGGGAATTCAAATTCCCGAGGATATTGCAATAGTAGGATTTGACGGAATTGAAGCTTCAATGCTTGCGTCGGTTCCAATAACTACAGTACATCAACCGGTTGAAAAGATTGGCAGACTTGCTGTTGAGATCATCCAAAAAAGAATTGAAGGCAATGATATCGGTAATAGAACAATTCTAAAACCAACTCTTGTAATAAGAGATTCATGCGGTGCAAAGAAACTTTATTCGGCAAATGGGTCACAAGTTGGTTAA
- the uidA gene encoding beta-glucuronidase, producing MLYPIVNSYRSIFDLSGIWNFKTDPKKIGEKSNWFKGFKTDISIAVPGSWNEQLEEIGLLNYVGSVWYSKKIFIPLEYKSKRMVLRFGSIDYNSKFWINGKFVGENNIGFLPFELEINDFVNPGEEVLLVVMVNNELSNESIPQGITAQRFRSENRFREETNPPTRFDFSPFGGIHRTAQVVSTPKIHIKKIIVDTKISNDKEGIVTAQIFSNNKGNLSITAQIMDGRNIVIEKSQLAGDEGTVVLKIKNCKLWSPQNPFLYDLKIQLYNNDIQIDEYLLPIGVREIKISGNKLLLNGKEIYLKGFGKHEDFYVIGKGLCLPLIVKDFELMKWINANSFRTSHYPYSEEMMYYADKKGYLVIDEVPAVSLDFRVVNENTLKTHKEHIKRLVERDYNHPSVIIWAVGNEPNLVGDQNYYNGSARKYWKEIFSFTRSLDSKRPITVPNCARAGVNDPVFEFSDVLSLNRYYGWYEYPGNLKEATSILGAEMDFINKKYKKPILFTEFGVDTVPGFHSISPQMFTEEYQQQFLEEYTKLFRSKKYMIGEHVWNFADFRTPQHFRRVVLNLKGVFTRNREPKSAAFVLKKIWQNSSKNKK from the coding sequence ATGTTATACCCAATAGTAAATTCTTACAGAAGCATATTCGATCTTTCGGGGATTTGGAATTTTAAGACTGATCCTAAAAAGATTGGCGAAAAAAGTAATTGGTTTAAAGGTTTTAAAACTGATATTTCAATAGCGGTGCCGGGAAGCTGGAACGAACAGCTCGAAGAAATTGGTCTGCTTAATTATGTGGGATCAGTATGGTACTCTAAAAAAATCTTTATACCTCTTGAATATAAATCCAAAAGAATGGTACTGCGATTCGGTTCTATTGATTACAATTCCAAGTTTTGGATTAATGGAAAATTTGTTGGTGAAAATAATATTGGCTTTCTTCCCTTTGAATTAGAAATAAATGACTTTGTTAATCCCGGTGAAGAAGTTCTGCTAGTGGTAATGGTTAATAATGAACTTAGTAATGAATCAATTCCACAAGGCATTACCGCTCAGCGTTTTAGAAGTGAGAATAGATTTAGAGAGGAGACGAATCCTCCTACTCGATTTGATTTTTCTCCATTCGGCGGTATTCATCGAACAGCTCAAGTAGTTTCAACTCCCAAAATTCATATAAAAAAAATTATAGTTGATACAAAAATATCCAATGATAAAGAAGGAATTGTAACCGCGCAGATATTTTCAAATAACAAGGGGAATTTGTCTATCACCGCTCAGATAATGGACGGGAGAAATATTGTAATTGAAAAATCTCAGCTGGCCGGCGATGAAGGAACCGTTGTTTTAAAGATCAAAAACTGCAAATTATGGTCACCGCAAAATCCGTTCCTGTATGATCTTAAAATTCAACTATATAATAATGACATTCAGATTGATGAATACCTCTTACCAATTGGTGTTAGGGAAATAAAGATATCGGGAAATAAGCTCCTTCTAAATGGAAAAGAAATTTACTTGAAAGGGTTTGGCAAGCATGAGGACTTTTATGTAATAGGCAAAGGACTTTGTCTTCCCTTAATAGTAAAGGATTTTGAGTTGATGAAATGGATCAATGCAAATTCCTTCCGTACTTCACATTATCCATATTCAGAAGAGATGATGTACTATGCCGATAAAAAGGGCTACTTAGTTATTGATGAAGTACCCGCGGTGAGTTTGGATTTTAGAGTTGTAAATGAGAATACTCTCAAAACCCACAAAGAACATATAAAAAGATTAGTTGAGAGAGATTACAATCACCCTTCAGTAATTATATGGGCTGTTGGTAATGAACCCAATTTGGTTGGTGACCAAAATTATTATAATGGATCGGCGAGGAAATACTGGAAAGAAATTTTTTCATTTACGCGATCGCTCGATTCAAAGCGCCCAATCACTGTTCCAAATTGTGCTCGTGCCGGGGTGAATGATCCTGTATTTGAGTTTTCAGATGTATTATCCCTCAACCGTTATTATGGCTGGTATGAGTACCCCGGTAACTTAAAAGAAGCTACTAGTATACTTGGCGCTGAAATGGATTTCATTAATAAAAAATATAAAAAACCAATTCTCTTTACTGAATTTGGAGTTGATACCGTTCCAGGATTTCATTCAATATCACCACAAATGTTTACGGAAGAGTATCAACAACAATTTTTAGAGGAGTACACAAAATTATTCCGTTCCAAAAAATATATGATAGGCGAACATGTCTGGAATTTTGCAGACTTCAGAACACCCCAGCATTTTAGAAGAGTTGTGCTGAATCTTAAAGGGGTATTCACGCGTAACCGTGAACCAAAATCGGCGGCTTTTGTGCTTAAAAAAATATGGCAGAATTCATCAAAAAATAAAAAGTAA
- a CDS encoding sodium:solute symporter family protein translates to MFGISIIDLLVIILYALIVIWLGWRAKKKVSSSGDYFMGGRRGSKIMQIANALGAGTHTAQAIAVSGATYQLGLAGIWYQWLYLFSTPFYWLLAPIYRRLRYITIGDFFHERYGAKLAAAYSVMGLVYFTSEVGLILKATSVSLEAISGGAISAEVIVIVLTIFFLTYSVMGGLTSALIINLLQGVLIVMLSFLIIPFALYAGGGITAIKAKLPEHMFSFIAPEEVTLFFIVMLVINALVGTVVIPHHMAINGSGKSEMNCRTGWTYGNFTKRFATLGWAFVGVFAAALFPGLTSDNREFAFGMAITNLLPVGLIGVMIAAMIATVLAACHNYMVGGSALFTRNFYKRFLNQDVSEEHKLKVARISSLVVVVGGVTVALTIPSVVVGLKYIWQITAFFGIAFWMAIIWKGANRYGVWASLAVTIGVSLFAGNYTPWSMGLGYEYQIAIYLPAGFITLFVVSLVTKSEPKNKLDDFYTLLHTPVGEESKLKEKGIEMMLEGESIAHKSYKEGESLEDNGQGLLIVDILSLKSKFSLKKYKIDIYGFGFAILFVIAILLFGIVTSNLG, encoded by the coding sequence ATGTTCGGAATCTCAATAATAGATCTGCTCGTAATAATTCTCTACGCGCTCATTGTTATCTGGCTTGGATGGAGAGCGAAAAAAAAAGTTTCCTCCTCCGGCGATTATTTTATGGGCGGTAGGCGCGGCAGTAAAATTATGCAGATTGCTAATGCGCTTGGCGCCGGTACCCACACCGCACAGGCTATCGCAGTTTCGGGAGCTACTTATCAATTAGGATTAGCAGGGATTTGGTACCAGTGGCTTTATTTATTTTCTACTCCATTTTATTGGTTGCTTGCGCCAATTTACAGACGGTTGCGCTACATAACTATTGGCGATTTCTTTCATGAAAGATATGGTGCCAAATTAGCCGCCGCTTATTCTGTGATGGGATTAGTCTATTTTACAAGTGAGGTAGGTTTAATTCTTAAAGCTACAAGTGTTTCACTCGAAGCAATTTCGGGAGGAGCAATTTCCGCTGAAGTTATTGTCATCGTACTTACCATTTTCTTTTTGACTTATAGCGTTATGGGTGGATTGACCTCGGCATTAATAATTAATCTTTTGCAGGGTGTATTAATTGTGATGCTTTCGTTTCTAATAATTCCATTCGCATTATATGCCGGAGGGGGAATAACGGCAATCAAAGCAAAATTACCGGAGCATATGTTTAGTTTTATTGCACCTGAAGAGGTAACATTATTTTTTATTGTTATGCTGGTAATTAACGCATTGGTTGGTACTGTTGTTATACCTCATCACATGGCAATAAATGGTTCAGGTAAATCGGAGATGAATTGTAGAACCGGGTGGACTTACGGAAATTTCACTAAAAGATTCGCAACACTCGGGTGGGCGTTTGTTGGTGTATTTGCCGCGGCACTTTTCCCTGGATTAACATCAGACAATAGAGAATTTGCATTTGGTATGGCAATCACTAATCTCCTGCCCGTTGGATTGATTGGAGTAATGATTGCTGCGATGATCGCAACGGTTTTAGCCGCATGTCATAACTATATGGTTGGTGGTTCAGCACTTTTCACCAGAAATTTTTATAAAAGATTTCTAAATCAAGATGTAAGTGAAGAGCATAAACTTAAGGTTGCCCGAATATCATCTCTGGTTGTAGTTGTTGGTGGTGTGACCGTTGCATTAACGATTCCAAGTGTAGTAGTGGGATTAAAATACATTTGGCAAATAACCGCATTTTTTGGAATTGCATTTTGGATGGCAATAATTTGGAAAGGCGCCAACCGCTACGGTGTATGGGCAAGTTTAGCAGTAACAATTGGGGTATCATTATTTGCTGGTAACTACACTCCATGGAGTATGGGACTAGGATATGAATATCAAATAGCGATTTATCTTCCTGCCGGGTTTATCACTTTATTTGTTGTAAGTCTCGTTACCAAAAGTGAACCGAAAAATAAATTAGATGATTTTTACACATTGCTTCATACCCCCGTTGGTGAAGAGAGTAAATTGAAAGAAAAGGGAATTGAGATGATGCTCGAGGGGGAAAGCATCGCGCATAAATCATATAAAGAGGGAGAATCGTTAGAGGATAATGGTCAAGGTTTACTTATTGTGGATATACTTTCGTTGAAATCGAAATTTAGTTTAAAGAAATACAAAATCGATATTTATGGATTCGGGTTTGCCATTCTTTTTGTTATTGCGATACTGTTGTTTGGTATCGTTACTTCTAATCTTGGGTAA
- a CDS encoding beta-N-acetylglucosaminidase domain-containing protein, which produces MKIFKMTLILLFLITNLFAQKIIDSDKNSLSVQPNPKSVTSLNKYMIIEGANKFLQIIAEKEEEKKASNYLSHLLKSQFSDAIITDDNYDAEKWRIKIELKEKGNLNVNDQHYSIKCEMRIKEISITSSGQLGLLFGVVTFMSFIQKEDGQLKLNLFNVEDYPDYSRRIFSTVLKSDNVEELLNYALINKMETVAIASRNYSWFQLDEEYKVILEKIKNWRDRFGGPEIMQSHNIYDQKQIVISNPTDIIKLKKVIEFGIQHGAAKLMILADDTPPFIFGEGYVLTNENDKKQFKSMAEAHTYLLKDLKVWMKEKSYNSEVYYVPPFYTYEDMHYGDMELFDDTVWENDAYQPLHHDLNYLGQNLPQDVYVIWCGPYVRSRKISLEDLNDWTNNLKGRVPFLWDNTIYSHHPFTSTPLFTAYENNFPIDFANQTAGNGMFVNGDAGAEDSRVAMITVNDFLWNTSGYIPNQSLKIAMERNYGKKLVELLIEFKDVELGLRKTIGERKLWFEADTLWSVIRKIRFITEKNPFSYHLNYTRMKGLRLQLKNSVPEPLGKDDFVKHCMALDQKRKDILNKVLQIDSKNYERIKSIMIPLPDFQKIQ; this is translated from the coding sequence ATGAAGATATTTAAAATGACTTTGATATTACTATTTTTAATTACAAACCTTTTTGCACAGAAAATTATTGATAGCGATAAAAATTCACTGAGTGTACAGCCCAATCCTAAATCGGTAACCTCACTAAATAAGTATATGATTATTGAGGGGGCAAATAAATTTTTACAAATCATTGCTGAAAAAGAGGAAGAGAAAAAAGCTTCAAATTATTTAAGTCATTTATTAAAGAGTCAATTTAGTGATGCGATTATTACAGATGATAATTATGATGCTGAAAAGTGGAGGATAAAAATAGAGTTGAAAGAGAAGGGTAATCTTAATGTTAATGATCAGCATTATTCTATCAAGTGTGAGATGCGCATTAAAGAAATATCAATTACCTCATCAGGGCAATTAGGTTTACTATTTGGCGTTGTAACTTTTATGAGTTTTATTCAAAAGGAAGATGGTCAACTAAAATTAAATCTGTTTAATGTTGAGGATTATCCCGATTACAGTCGCAGAATTTTTTCAACTGTATTAAAATCAGATAATGTCGAAGAACTTCTGAATTACGCTCTAATAAATAAAATGGAAACTGTAGCTATAGCGAGCAGAAATTATTCATGGTTTCAACTTGATGAAGAGTATAAAGTAATATTAGAAAAAATAAAGAATTGGAGAGATAGATTTGGCGGACCAGAAATTATGCAATCACATAATATTTACGATCAGAAACAGATTGTAATCTCAAATCCAACCGATATAATCAAACTTAAAAAAGTAATCGAATTTGGAATACAACATGGCGCCGCAAAATTAATGATACTTGCCGATGATACACCCCCATTTATATTTGGCGAAGGTTATGTATTAACCAATGAAAATGATAAAAAACAATTTAAAAGTATGGCTGAAGCGCACACTTATTTGTTAAAGGATTTGAAAGTATGGATGAAAGAGAAATCCTACAACTCGGAAGTTTATTACGTCCCCCCATTTTATACTTATGAAGATATGCACTATGGTGATATGGAATTATTCGATGATACAGTTTGGGAGAATGACGCATATCAACCTTTACACCATGATCTGAACTATCTTGGTCAAAATTTACCTCAAGATGTTTATGTAATTTGGTGTGGACCTTACGTGCGCAGTAGAAAAATATCTCTTGAGGACTTGAATGATTGGACCAATAACTTAAAAGGTCGCGTTCCATTTTTATGGGATAATACAATTTATAGTCATCACCCATTTACATCAACACCTTTGTTTACCGCTTATGAAAATAATTTTCCTATTGATTTCGCAAATCAAACAGCTGGAAACGGAATGTTTGTTAATGGAGATGCTGGTGCCGAAGATTCAAGGGTGGCAATGATAACTGTAAATGATTTCTTGTGGAATACAAGCGGTTACATCCCTAATCAGTCACTAAAGATAGCAATGGAAAGAAATTACGGGAAAAAATTAGTAGAGCTTCTCATTGAATTTAAGGATGTTGAATTGGGTTTGAGAAAAACTATTGGCGAAAGAAAACTATGGTTCGAAGCTGATACCCTTTGGTCTGTAATAAGAAAAATAAGATTCATCACTGAAAAAAATCCATTTTCATATCATTTGAATTATACTAGAATGAAAGGTCTCAGGCTTCAATTAAAAAATTCGGTCCCAGAACCTTTGGGGAAAGATGACTTTGTAAAACATTGTATGGCGCTCGATCAGAAAAGAAAAGATATTCTGAATAAAGTGTTACAGATTGATTCGAAGAACTATGAAAGAATAAAATCAATTATGATTCCACTCCCGGATTTTCAAAAAATTCAATAA
- a CDS encoding Nramp family divalent metal transporter has protein sequence MKKKLLVFISSIGPGLFLVGYNIGTGSVTTMASAGASHGMMLTWAVLLSCVFTYFLIVAFGKFTIVTGKTALESFRENFGKGVSIFVLAIIVFTEMVSSIGVMSIVTDVIKEWSRPLTTSGDGFNTVVLALLLGSVMVFTLLNGKYSLIEKVLTVFVTMMGLSFILTSFMVIPDATSVISGLIPNIPKDTNASLIVTGMIGTTMGGVLYVVRSVTVKQKNWAIEDLKYERRDALISSGLMFVLSIAVMASAAGTLYPKGLHIENAIDMIRLLEPLAGRFAISVFVAGIVCAGLSSLYPHYMLVPLLLADYKNEELDFKKWRNRLIVIFYASLGLIVPIFGGRPVLVMIASQAFTLVVTPIIIILMLILLNKKSLMGEYRVSKAMNVVLGIIFIFSVIMSGVGAVSLIELF, from the coding sequence ATGAAGAAAAAATTATTGGTATTTATATCGTCAATTGGTCCTGGCCTTTTTTTAGTCGGTTATAATATTGGTACAGGAAGCGTTACAACGATGGCATCGGCCGGGGCATCACATGGTATGATGCTTACTTGGGCGGTCTTGCTTTCGTGCGTATTTACATATTTCCTTATTGTAGCCTTTGGAAAATTTACTATAGTAACAGGAAAAACTGCTCTTGAAAGTTTTAGGGAAAACTTTGGCAAAGGAGTTTCGATTTTTGTTTTAGCAATTATAGTATTTACGGAGATGGTCTCAAGTATAGGGGTAATGTCAATAGTAACCGATGTGATTAAAGAATGGTCCCGCCCACTCACAACTTCCGGTGATGGATTTAATACTGTTGTATTGGCATTGTTGCTCGGTTCAGTAATGGTGTTTACATTGTTGAACGGCAAGTACAGTTTGATCGAAAAAGTATTAACAGTATTTGTAACTATGATGGGATTAAGTTTTATCCTCACATCATTTATGGTTATACCCGATGCGACATCAGTAATCAGCGGCTTGATTCCAAATATTCCAAAAGATACTAATGCTTCATTGATTGTTACCGGAATGATAGGAACAACTATGGGTGGAGTGTTATATGTTGTACGGTCTGTTACTGTAAAACAGAAAAATTGGGCAATTGAAGATCTTAAATATGAGCGAAGGGATGCACTGATTTCATCGGGTTTAATGTTTGTTTTAAGTATTGCTGTAATGGCCAGTGCCGCCGGTACATTATATCCAAAGGGGCTTCACATCGAAAACGCGATTGACATGATACGGTTACTTGAACCATTGGCAGGCAGATTTGCGATCTCAGTTTTTGTTGCCGGAATTGTCTGCGCCGGATTGTCTTCATTATATCCTCATTATATGCTTGTCCCATTGTTGCTAGCCGATTATAAAAACGAAGAATTGGATTTTAAGAAATGGCGTAATAGACTTATTGTAATTTTTTATGCCTCACTCGGTTTAATCGTTCCTATTTTTGGTGGCAGGCCCGTACTTGTAATGATTGCTTCACAAGCATTCACTCTCGTTGTTACTCCCATAATTATAATTTTAATGCTGATTCTATTAAATAAGAAATCACTGATGGGGGAATATAGAGTATCGAAAGCGATGAATGTTGTATTAGGAATTATTTTCATCTTCTCAGTTATTATGTCGGGGGTCGGCGCTGTTTCACTTATTGAATTATTCTAA